In the Streptomyces sp. NBC_00193 genome, TTCGCCTCGTCGCCCCGGCCCAGCGACTCCAGCAGCTCGCCCAGCTCCAGCGACAGCGCCGGCACCGCGGCCCGGCCCAGCGCCAGCCGGTAGTCCCGTACGGCCTCACCGCCCCGGCCCAGCGCCGCCAGCACCCGCGCCCGCCCGCCCAGCGCCGCCGCCTGGCCCGGATCGGTGCGCAGCGCGGCCTCGTACTGCTTCAGCGCCTCCGCGTCGTCGCCGCGCTCCCACGCCAGCTCCCCGAGCCGGAACAGCACGTACGCCTTCTCCGCCGGGGCCTTCGCCGCGCCCCCCGCGTGCTCCATCGACATGGCCGCGTCCTCGCGCCAGCCCCTGTCCCGGTACACCTGCGAGGCCTTCATGAAGGCCGCCAGCCCCGGCCGCATGTCGACCAGGCGCTCCATCGCCTTCTCCGCCGCCTTGTAGTCCCCGAGCCCGCCGTACGCGTCCACGAGCACCGGGTACGCCGTCCACCGCTTCGGCGCCTGCGCCCGTACCAGCTCGCCCCACTTCTTCCCGGTCCCGAAGTCCCGGCGGGCGTTGGCCAGCGCGCCCATGCCCGTCATCGCGTCGAAGTTGCCCTTCTCGACCGGGCGCAGCTCCAGCGAGCGCTTCAGCGCGCCCTCCGCCTTCGGGTACCAGGCGGGATCGGCCGTCCGCCGCGCCTGCTCCAGGTAGGCGGAGCCCAGCACCGCCCACGAGGCCTCGTCCTCCGGGTGCCCGGCGACCCACTTCTCCCGGTCGGCGACCAGCGCCGACAGGTCCACCGCCGCCACCGGCGCACCCATGCCGACCGCCGCGCGGGCCCGCTCGCTGGGCCCCGGCGGGCGCGCGTCGTCGCCCGTGCGGGCCGGCCGGATCAGCAGGGCCCCGGCGATCAGGACCACCAGGGCCGCCGCTGCCACGAGCGTCTTGCGGCCGGTGAAGGTCACGGGCGGGGCAGCCTGCAGCTGCCTCTCCTGGGAGACGGATGCGTCGCGCAGAGGGTCCATGGGGTCACTGTGCGTCAATATGAAGAGCTCGCCGAGGTGTCCGAAGAACGTCGCGGGCGTGTTCACACCGATGGCCCCGGGTGCCACGCTGGCCCCATGGCTGACGATGTTGAAGAAGTCGACGACAGGTCGCGCGCACTCCACGGGCTGCTCCACGAGCGGCTCCTCGAA is a window encoding:
- a CDS encoding tetratricopeptide repeat protein, with the translated sequence MDPLRDASVSQERQLQAAPPVTFTGRKTLVAAAALVVLIAGALLIRPARTGDDARPPGPSERARAAVGMGAPVAAVDLSALVADREKWVAGHPEDEASWAVLGSAYLEQARRTADPAWYPKAEGALKRSLELRPVEKGNFDAMTGMGALANARRDFGTGKKWGELVRAQAPKRWTAYPVLVDAYGGLGDYKAAEKAMERLVDMRPGLAAFMKASQVYRDRGWREDAAMSMEHAGGAAKAPAEKAYVLFRLGELAWERGDDAEALKQYEAALRTDPGQAAALGGRARVLAALGRGGEAVRDYRLALGRAAVPALSLELGELLESLGRGDEAKAVYAGLPAQAARSGVNEELLLGRFEADHGDPAAAVRRLTAEWARHKSLPVADALGWALHKTGDDAGALEYAKKATEQGLRLAEFSYHRAVIERGLGDVAGARRHLEEALRTNPRFSPVRAPLAKEALATIGKPPAGGPENMQPTKPWVAPELPKAAKPAAKPKP